In the genome of Arachis hypogaea cultivar Tifrunner chromosome 9, arahy.Tifrunner.gnm2.J5K5, whole genome shotgun sequence, the window gagatttagtggctcatgactcagagagaaaactagggttcagaAGTTGTGAAAATGCTGAAGAGAGAAGATTGACGAGCCCCGAAAAGCTGAATCTTTTcatttttatatctaacctaataaaatttgaaactaaaataaaataataaattctaaacctaaaagattttgtttgtaaataaaaataaccaaaatgaaataaaataagataaatatgtTCCAAATCTAACTAATGAAGCTCTTTTCTTAAAGTTGGATCCGCGCTACTGAattggcgtttagcgccccaCGAAGCAATGGCTTCGGAGCTGGTTACGAGGTACCTGACACTAAATGCTGACATTGGCATTTAGCGCCGTGATGACAGAAGAaaggtatagactattatatattgttagaaagatCTGGAATTTGGCTTTCTAATTCTGCTAAAACTatgtcaattggacctctataactcaaATTATGCTCGTtggagtgcgaagaggtcagggttgaccacatccactttcttcctttttcttctgcaCGAACTCTGTCAAACTCGTCCGAATCTTTCCTGAAATTAATAAAAGCACAATGcgcctcaaagtagcatctaaatAGGTTTCAAGtactaaaatctaaataaaactcaataaattcatatctaaaataataagaaaatatagaaaaaatgctcacgcatcataacaccaaacttgaattgttgcttgtcctcaagcaactaaaaacaatataAGACTGAAAAGTGAAATTGCCCAAGAATTGAGTTTTCAGTTAAGCTCCTGTCCATTCACTGAGTGGGGTTGATAACACTGtgatcctgaatagttttggcatctcactatcctttgaaactCAGAAAATGTCAATGTCATTCAGAACTAGAactcggataatattatgaattctcttcctttttaacttttgattaatccttgaacacaactttttcttatcttttctttggtACTTTGCACCTTGAACCTAGCTGTGACTCtaaaatgttttgtctcaagcttaacttgacacaaaaacaccacaagcacttaattggaaaactctttgagttctaatttttcccagtcagtggtgctcaaagcctttggtatACTCTACAATTGTACTTGGTTTTGATTCTTAGTGCTCTATCTCAAGAACTATTCCTTGACACgttcacaccacaagcatgtggctaggaaaacaactctttgagtttttaatCACATTTGACCTTCCTAGTCATTAATGCTTAGacccttggaccttgctttttattattattattattattattattattattattattattattattattattattattattattattattttgctgtttgttttgcttcaaggatcaatGTTCTTGTTtcatttagagaattcataatacttttctaaattcATGTACCTCATGAATTAACAATCTTAACTCCAAACTCAATTATGCACTATTCTTTTCATGCATTCAAAACCATAGATAAATACCACCACATCTAAATAAATAAGATAGTTTAGAATATAAACCCAAGTTCTCATAAAATTACacaacttttcttttcattttctttttttctttttttaagctCAGTGAGCATACATGACACATCTTCAAAAGCAGATATTTAAAGACAATTAAAACGACTAAGTGTAAATAGAAGTACTGACTCTAAATATGATCATGCAAAAGACACTATAAAGCACTAGAAAACAGGAGATAAACAATAATATAAGAACTGAAATAGAGAAATAGCGTAAAAGGAACTAAGCCACCTCAGTTGTCATGGTGGATGcccctccgtgaagatgattcacccCCTTTTGGTGCCATTGATAATAAGATAAACGGAGAGCTTgctcgacaacaccaaacttaaaagtttatttgtcccCAAATAAAGAAAAACTGGAACGGGGAGGGACATAAAAGGTGTACAGATGAGTAAAGATATAAGGTAAAGAGATTTCTTCAAAAAGCTTGTTGAAAATGATGCCATCTTGGGCGCTAAACAGTGCTCCTGGTGTTTAGCGCCAAGCAAACAAAAGCTAGTCAACTTTTAATGCCATTTATGGTGCTAAACGCTCAccctggcgtttagtgccagtGTCGACGTGAAAACTCCTTGAATTATGCTCaccctggcatttaacgccatctAAACAGAAAACTCCCTTGAAATTTgtgctatttctggcgttgaatgcctagcttggcgtttagcgccagagcACCTGAATGAACTCCTCTCTAgggtgttctgttcttccttcagATTTCTCCTGTTCCTATTCTAAACACTTCGCATGACCACAAACGTAAATAAACCAAAGAAAACTATGTATaagaatcataaataaataaaaatcaaaatgaacACAACATCACAGGATACtaacggttgggttgcctcccaacaagcacttctttaacgtcattagcttgacactcgATTTCTTGTTAAAGTGGGGGATGATCAAAGTGCTTCAACTCCTTGCAGCTCACTGTGAATTGTCTCCCTGTATTTTCATGGATTAACTTAATatactcaagagagaggatcctGTTCATTGTATGAGGTAACACTGGACTTTGGGTTAACACCACTTTCATCCCTGGTGAGAAATCTTCAGTGagatctttttgttcctccatcccttgggtactttcttcttgggaacctcctccttggtggatgacaCACACCCACCATCAAACTTAGATTTGATGTAAGGGAGAATTGTATTGATTCTCACTAAAGGAGGCTTGAACTGCAAACTCTATTTTGCATTATTAGGGGAAATTTGTATTGATTCTTCATGCAATTGCCTTCTTCATTTGAATGATCTATGGGTTTAAAAACCTTGAAGATTCAACTGCTCTTCATGCACCCTTAGAATCAATTCACCTTCCTCTATATCAATCATAGCTCTCCCAGTgactaggaatggccttcctaggattATAGAGGTATTTTCATCCTCTTTCATGTCAAGAATTACAAAGTctactgggaggaagaacttgttcactttgaccaagatattctctacTATTTCATGTGCATGCTTCAAGAATTTATCTGTCATTTATAATGCTACCCTTGTTGGTTGTTCTTCTTTGATTTGctacttcttcatcacagacaaggacATTAAATTGATACTTGCGCCTAGATCACACAAAACTTTTttaaaggttgtgctcccaatagtgcatgaaatttgaaagcttcctggatcaggcatcttccttggcaaatTACTCTGAATTATGGAACTACATTTCTTGGTCAAGACCACTGTCTCATCCCCCTTTAAAGTTCTCTTCTTGAAAAGCAACTCCTTCATAAATTTAACATAAAGAGgaatttgctccaaaacctcagcaaaaggaacattgatttgtaactttctaaAAACTTCTAGGAACTttaaaaactgcttgtccttggtatTCTTTTggagcctctgaggatatggcatcttaaGCTTATACTCAGGTGCTTTAGGCAACACCAGATGTTTCTTAAGATCAATTAGAAAGGGATTCTCCAGATGCCTTAGAGGGGAGTGTGCTACAGCATCTTCAGCCTTCTCTGGAGCTTCTTCTTCAACCGGCTCCTCAGTAACTTGTGCTTCTTCACCTATCACTAGTCCACTTACCAAGGAGATAACCTTGcactcctctcttggatttggaattgtgttactaggAAGGGTGTTGGTGGACATCTGATCAATTTCAGCAACTTTTGTGGCTAGTTGACTCATCTGAACTTCCAAGTCTTTAAGTGAAGCTCTGGTTTTCTATATGAAACTTAGAGTACTCTTGGAGGGCTCTGTAACTATAGGCACCAAGTCATGAGCATTTTGAGGCTAAGAGGGTGCTTGTTGTGGCTGAGAGGGCTAAAACTGACGGTTGTTAAAGTTGTTATGATTAAAACCGTCCTAAGAATTTTTGTTGAAATTCGGTAGCCTCTGAGATTAGTCTCTCCACACAAcgtttgggtgattcctctacCCCTAATTGAGTGTCTTGGAATAGGAATCATTGTTGGAGTTTCTAGAAGAATTTTCCATTTAATTAACCTGTTCAGGAATAAACTGGCCATACTCATAATTCTCACCTTGAGTGAAGCCACCACTCATGTTATAGGAAATGTCTTGAGCACTGATGGCTGAAACTTCCATCCCACTCAAATGTTGAGTAATAGCATTAATCTGTTGAGACATGGACTTATTCTGAACAAGAATTGTATCCAATGCATCCAACTCCATGACTCATTTCTTCACTGAGGTCCTCTCAgaagagtacaaatattggttgttagcaatcATCTCAATAAACTCATTAGCCGCTTCAGGAGTCTTCTTCATGTGAAGGAATCCGCCTACAGAATTATCTAGAGACATTTTTTCGGTCTCAAAGACTCCATCATAAAAGATTTATAGCTGAATCAAGTCCAAAAATATGTCAGGAGGACATTTTCTGAGCATCaacttatatctctcccaagtttcatagagagattcaccctctttttgcctgaaagtttgaacatctatccttagcttagtcagcttctgggggtggaaagaacttggtcaagaaCCTATTGACCAAATtatcccaagtatccaaactctccttaggATGTGTATCAAGCAACTACTTGGCTCTGTCCCATACAACAAACAGAAAGGGGAGCAACTTATAAACATCAAGTTGAACACTAttagtcttcacagtatcacagatctacagaaaattagaaataaacatAGTTGGATCCTCCTGCaggagtccatgaaactggcaatTTTGTTGGACCAGAAAAATcaattgaggcttcagctcaaagttgttagcagcCACAGGGGTACAACTATGTTATTCCCAGAGAAATTAGGACTAGGAGCAGTGTATGAACCAAGTGTTCTTCTGGGTTGCTCAGGAATATTAGGACCATGAAGAGCATTTGGATTAACAAGATTGTTGTTCTTGGGATCCATAGTGAGCTCTTCAACTTCCTTGTCAAAATGATACTTGAGATTCTCACAGACTTTCTAAACTCTAGCCTGCTATAAACGCCTTCTCAAGCTCCTCTAaatttcaggatcaaagtctagaagatattttttgttcttgtttctGCTCATAAACAACAGAAAACAATGAAAAGGTGGaattctctacgtcagagtgaagAGAATTCCCGGTGAGGTAACatgtgtaaaagaaataaaatgaaataagtgAATAAGTTAAATAGAAAATTCAAACAACTAATAAGCAAAAATAGGACACAAAATTTTGAACTCAATAAGTAAAACTACTAGgaaaaataaaacaactaaggaaccccaaacttaatttcaggaactaaaagaaaattttcaaataaaataaaactaaatttttgaaaatttaaagaacaaaaataaataagaaataaaaactaagaaggtctaatctaagcaatcagatAACggttagttgtcaatcacagttaaTTCCTGACAATTGCGCCAAAAACTTGTCGGCAATTTTTGAATAtctacaaactaaccggcaagtacacctGGTCGTTCCAAGTAATATCTCAGATGagtgagagtcgatcccacgaggattaatgaaCTGAGCAACAATAGTCGAATGAATCACTTAATCAGGCAAGCAGAAAGTGGTGTTTTGAGTGTTGTGAATCGCATTAAATATAAATTCAGAGAGTAGAAAAATGAACAGTGGAATTGGTGTAAAACATATGAGAGAaactagttaaggtttcagagttatttaTTCTTTCGGGTTaagttttcttactaactattttaatcatacaagattcatttcatggcaaactgtaattgactaaaccctaatttcttagtggtctagtctcctctaacctaatcaactgCCAATATCTTAGTCACTTAATATAGATTAGAAGgttaggttcaattctagtttattagccacaaaaaccctagttacccaaatataagaggattatatgtcacgtatcctgttaagttcaagtaattagcaatttggGAGGAGTTTACTTTCAAGCTAGTGTTCAAGTGAGATAACCCTTCCGAGAATCACAAGAATGCATATAGAATATGGGTTATTCTTTCGatctacccagattcataagatgaagaacgaaagtaatccttgaaactgatcaatacattaattaaaatagaataataatagtTTTAATCCATAGAGATAAACAGAGcacctaaccttaaccaaggaggtttaatGGCTCATGACTTAGAGAGATAACTAGGGTTCAGAAGTTGTGAAAGTGCCGAAGAGAGAAGATTGATGAGCCTCGAAAggctgaatcttttcccttttatacataacctaatttgatttgaaactaaaataaaataataaattctaaacctaaaatattttgtttataaataaaaataaccaaaataaaataagataaatatgaCCCAAATCTAACTAATAAAGCCCTTTTCTTAAAGTTAAATCTGCGctactggcgtttagcgcccctGGAAGCAGTAAGCTTCTAGTTGTTGTTGTCTTCCTGCGGCGTTTAGTGCCCCACGAGATAGTGGTTTGGGCGCTAGTTACGAGGTACTTGGCACTAAACACCGACATTGGTGATTAGCGTCGTGATACTAGAAGAaaattataaactattatatatctttagaaagctctggaagttagctttctaatgccgctAAAACtgtatcaattggacctctgtagttcAATTTATGCTCGTTGGAGTGCAAGGAGATCAGGATTGACAACATtcactttcttcctttttcttatgcatgaactctGTCAAACTCACCCGAATCTTTcctaaaattaataaaaccacAATGCGCCTTAAAGTAACATCCAAATAGGCTTCAAATACTAAAATTTAAGtaaaactcaataaattcatatctaaaataataagaaaatatagaaaagatgctcacacatcacttactagcaaggtatagttcctctccaactagaagacattggaatggaatcaaacaaatttttcaatatcttcatggaacggttgacaTGGCATTGTTTTATctatatggatccaagtcacaactggttggctatgcagatgcaagatacttgtctgatctacacaaagggagatctcaaataggatacctgttcgcatatggtggtacagctatatcatggaggtccatgaaacagacgatagcagcaacatcctctaatcatgctgaaatactagtgaCACATGAAACTAGTtgtgagtgtttttggctcaatagtttgatttaatatattctgtcatcatatgaactgattgatcataagatagctccaactgttttgtttgaagataatacagcatgcattgtgTAACTTAAAGACaaatacatcaaaggtgatagaacaaagtatatttctaccaaattcttcttcactcatgaccttcaaaatcaaggaacaattgatgtccaacagatccgctcaagcgataatctggcagatttatttacaaagtcgcTTTCAAagtcctcctttgaaagattgataCATCAGATGCACTGATTTCGAGATATAAAATAATGTTGACAAGAGggagagactgtactctttttttttagtcagatttttctctttattgaatttttcttgacaaagtttttaatgagacagtctccatcacaaaggatattgtattctttttctttcactaaaattttttctcgttaagtttttctttagtaagattttaatgAGGCATAATCTTAAATGCACATCCAAAACGGAATGTTGTAATATACATGGGTGGATGCCCATTTAATGAATTGTGACTTTCTTCATAATTCTACCCAGCTAATTTTtccaatataaaaattaaacttatcaagataagattaaatttaattacttttgAAAACATAGTTTTTATGGACATATAAATAGAAGCCtgatataaaataaatgatacacaatcaataacaacaattctATCTCTCTTTATAAAGTTAATATAaacacttttttttctcttttatatatatgttgttatgtatattagtaatatatatatatatatatatatatatatatatatatatatatatgaataatttctATTATATTGAGTTACTAAGTATGGTGAATactagaattatttatttataattttttgttttatatatttttttttattttacaacaaaatgtaatttgtttttttctcatttgcacctaaataattttcaaaattgtaattttaatttttaaccctTACCTTAAGCCCTCTTCTGCCCTCTCTCTCGACAACTGTTGCTTTCCACACTCTGCTTCCGCCCCTCCTTTCCCTCCGCTCCATCATCTTCAGAGTGTGGTCCTCTATTAACTAAAGTTTTCTCAAACCCTAACTAACCCCCTTCCTACGCTTCTCATTAGCATTTgtgaaccgaaccgaaccaatggCACAGGAGCCTTCTTCCCCTGGTGGTTCTTTGGGAGTCAAATCGGTCGACGAAGTTCAAGCTATGATTCAAAAGAGTCTTCAACGTATTCTTTTCACTAATTAATCCCACAATTCAGATTACTTTTAAATTGGTTTGGACGTTTTTCAGTGTTTGCTCTGCTGATTTAGATTCTTCCTTTCATTGTTGTCTGGCAGTTCCAAAGGTGAAGTTCTTGAGGCAACGCATGGCAGAAGCTGGCTGTGCTGTGAAGGACAATTTCTTCAGAGCTGTTGTTTGCCAAGGGAGGAAAGGCATGGCTTATTTTGCTCCTGCTCACGGGGTACCTATTTCCTTTTAggcatttacattttatttttctctttaggtctctttattcaaattcaaaaatgctATATCAAATCAGATATTGTGTTTTTCTGCACATgtgttgtttaacttattttcaatgcgtattttgtattttgtcctGTATTTTATATCGGTGGCTGATTTTTGGCTGCTTTAAATGGTAATCGTGTTGAATCTACTATAGGATTGGGATCACTGTTTGGTTGCAGATCTTAACTATTAATTTTGGAGTGCTTTTACaatgctttaatttttttttctctgggAGGGAAATGATTTGTATATTTGTCAAAGGCGCTTTCCAAATTAATAAGGTGGCCATGGCTTCCAAAACTATATCAAGATCCAATACCTGTTCTGTATAAACTATTTAAGTCAAATGAAATTCTCTTGTTTGCAAAGAAAATAAGGTGCCAATACTAGTGCATAAACTATTTGTGGTCAATTCTTCTTTTTGGTTATGTGAGaagatggtagaatcgcgtctcaggtagtttagacatgtgagaagaagtCCGACAAAGCACCCAGTCAGgaaggtggatgagatggaagatagaCAAGGGGTGAAAGGCAAAGGAAGACCTAGGAAGactatccatgaggtggtcaaacgagatctacatgtaaacggtctctctgtaaacatgatacatgatagagttCAATGACGTCATTTGATCTATGTAACCGACCTCACCTAGTGaaacaaggctttgttgttgttgttgttgttgttgttgttgttgtttctttTTGGTTATGTGGCAAGATTTGCAATGACCTAACATTCATTTAATCCTCTATTGGAATGCCTTTGATTGCAGATATTTGTGTGCAGCAACCATGTGACATTTCAAGATGAGGTCAACCAGTTGATAATTCATGAGCTAATTCATGCATATGATGACTGTCGTGCTGTCAATTTACATTGGAATAATTGTGCTCACCAAGCTTGTAGTGAGGTGCCTATCCTGAAGTGTTTTCCCACCAAATATTAAGTTGAATAGGTTTTTATATCTTATGACTTTCCTGTCCAGTGTTTCTCAACAATCTGTTGAAACAGATACGAGCTGGTCATTTAAGCGGTGATTGTCATTTCATGCGGGAACTACTTCGTGGTCATTTCAAATTGCGAGGGCATGAACCGGTACACTTTTACTTTTTTTCCTCTGTTAATACCTAACCTTTATTTTTTCTTCCAATTAAATCTTCCAATAGATTTACATTCCACATCTTATCATGATTGTTTTAAATCTGAATTCATTACATGTTGATTGAGGAGAAAGTATCTGATTTCTGTAAAGTCTTCCATGAAGCATTAATCTCAAAATTTTATAAAGTGCACTTGGTGCTGGAGGGGATTAGGAATGCAAAATAAATCACTCGATGTTGCACCTAAATCTTTTGAAACAtatcaaaacataaaaatgagggttcctttgttattattatgattattggaTGCCAAAGAATATTCTTGCTACAGTTTACGCCATCTTCTTTAGTCACCCATGTAAGCTATAATGGATTATTGTTACATGGGTCCATTAACCAGTAACCAACTATTGATCTGATAACTTGTCATGTGATAAATACATGAGATATGATCTGATCAATACAAGTACAAGTTTCAGCCAAGTAAGTAAGTAGCTAGCTTTAAAATGATAGGCCAAGTTAAGTTGCCAGATCAATGATCAATGATCAAAGACTTCCACCAACTTTTAAGGAtggtataaaaaaattgtttgtgATCAATGCCAGTGTCATTTCCATGATCAAACTTATCATCCATGTTAGCTGTTCCAAATTCCAATGCAAAATAATTTGCAACTTATGCGTAGTTGTAATTTACTATCTAGTCTGTCTTCACTAAGGTGATTCATCTTCTGTTGAATATTTATTTGTTGGTTGTTAAATTAGTAGACGGGGTCGAAAAATGCAAGGCATAGGGAGTTAATTACCAAGAGGGATAATTTGAATTCGAATGGATATATTGCTCCTAACAGACCTAACTACAGTATTGCTGGTTCTCCTTTGACTTAGATGAACCAAAGGTAAGCTTAGAAGTTTCACATTATGAGATTGAAGTAATCTCCTAGGCCTCTTATGCTCAAATTGATGTTCATTAAACCTTAGTATGACTTGTTTCTTGCCATATAATGACTTGTTTCTTGCCATATAATGACTTGGTAATATTTTCAGTTGTCTCTAATGTCAGCATATGCTTAGTTCATAATTTCTATCCACCTAAATGACAATCCATTGAGGTTTGAAGGAAAAAAGAAATTGatcaattattttattatatatgatgGCTTTTTTCTATCTTCCCATATACAATAACAAGCTTGCTCTCAATATCATGTGGTTTAAAGGCAAGTGGTCATTGGTCTGTGAATTATGTTAAAGATTAGATTTGGGAGTGCAAATTCGTTAGCAAATAATAGAAATATGGGTTACCAGAATTCAAATTCTGTAGGGAAACATAATTGACAGTGTTCCTGTGACCGATAGTGCTCCTAATATTCATACCATCATCATTGCATGATAATTGaactaataattttttcttaaaaaatgttcCGATGATTGGCTGAGGTGAAGAATGGAACTTTACAataaacaattatttttaaaagcTGGAtactattttgtattttatacTACATTAGAACTGTTATGCAATTCTCTTGTTGAAGTTTACTCTATGTTCTAGAGATATTTAATGTCATTCAGTGctgatttaatttaatatattggaACTTGAAGGAGTGTATTAGAAGAAGAGTCTTGTTATCTTTGTTTTCAAACCCCAATTGTGTTGGTTCAGCTGCCAAGGATTCAATGGAAGATGTATGGGATATTTGTTACAATGACACACAGCCATTTGATAAAGCTCCATAAGAAATTGCATAGATTGGTAGTGTTACCATTTTAGCTGACTCACCTAGTTGGATAAAGCTTTGTTATGATTGGTACTTGGTAATGTTACCCTTCTTGCTATTCTTTCTGTGATTAACAGTTTTGGAGGGTGACCGGCTTAATGACCCAATATTGAGAATTAATTATACAAATCATTGAAGGCTTGTTATTTTTATGGtgtaaaattcaataaatttttctctgTTCAACAGATCTTCTATAATTATTTTGGGGTATATGCTCAATTTAATTCTTGTAGGATTGATTGTGTCATGTTCAAGAAATTGTCAATTCGGAGTCAAATTAGTCCATCAAATGGTTTCCCCTTCAACAGCATTACTGGAGTACAAAGAACTGAGTTTAGATCTTTTAAAGTGAGAAAATTGATAAAGTAATAAGTCAAAGGTTAATCattattgaatttgtaatttttatgAAATGTGTGTCTTATTATCTTAATATAAGAGTGATTAattctttattttactatttgaCTAAATTTCTCACCTTAGAGGATCTTAATCCAAGAATTTCTTAGGTGCTCTAAGAGAAAAGGAGAGTTTTCGTTCTATTTCTTTCATGTTGCAACGCAATagtaatatgttttttttttcagattaactttacaaaaaatatcataaaagtcattacatgattaattttaaaagttaaaatactctattaaattctatagtttttttaaatttgtaattaagtctttatatgttaaaagtttttaatttaatttct includes:
- the LOC112710662 gene encoding mitochondrial inner membrane protease ATP23 isoform X1: MAQEPSSPGGSLGVKSVDEVQAMIQKSLQLPKVKFLRQRMAEAGCAVKDNFFRAVVCQGRKGMAYFAPAHGIFVCSNHVTFQDEVNQLIIHELIHAYDDCRAVNLHWNNCAHQACSEIRAGHLSGDCHFMRELLRGHFKLRGHEPECIRRRVLLSLFSNPNCVGSAAKDSMEDVWDICYNDTQPFDKAP
- the LOC112710662 gene encoding mitochondrial inner membrane protease ATP23 isoform X2; translation: MAQEPSSPGGSLGVKSVDEVQAMIQKSLQLPKVKFLRQRMAEAGCAVKDNFFRAVVCQGRKGMAYFAPAHGIFVCSNHVTFQDEVNQLIIHELIHAYDDCRAVNLHWNNCAHQACSEIRAGHLSGDCHFMRELLRGHFKLRGHEPTGSKNARHRELITKRDNLNSNGYIAPNRPNYSIAGSPLT